DNA from Xanthomonas hyacinthi:
CGGCGATGGCGTAGGCGACCACCAGCGGCGGCGAGGCCAGGTAGTTCATCTTCACTTCCGGGTGCACGCGGCCTTCGAAGTTGCGGTTGCCCGACAGCACCGAGGCCACCACCAGGTCGTCCCTGGCGATTGCCGCGGACACGTCGTCCGGCAGCGGGCCGGAGTTGCCGATGCAGGTGGTGCAGCCGTAGCCGACCACGTAGAAACCCAGGTGTTCCAGGTCGTCCATGACCCCGGCCTTCTTCAGGTAGTCGGTGACCACCAGCGAGCCCGGCCCGAGCGAGGTCTTGACCCACGGCTGCGCCTGCAGGCCCTTGGCCACGGCGTTGCGCGCCAGCAGCCCGGCGCCGAGCATCACCGCCGGATTGGAGGTGTTGGTGCAGGAGGTGATCGCGGCGATCACCACCGAGCCGTCGCGCAGCTGCCAGCCGGCGCCGCTGTCGGCGCCGGTCTCGGCCTGCGCGGCCTTGGCGCCGACGGCGGTGCCGCCGCCGCCTTCGTTCTTGAGCCGGTCTTCCTGCTTGAGGTCGCTGTGGCGCTTGTGGCGCGCCTCGGCGAAGGGCACCAGGCTGTCGCGGAAATTGCGTTGCATGTCTTCCAGCAGCACCCGGTCCTGCGGCCGCTTGGGGCCGGCCAGCGACGGCTTGACCTCGGCCATGTCCAGCTCCAGCGTGGCGCTGTAGGCGGCGTGCGGGCTGTCGGCGTCGTGCCACAGGCCCTGCGCCTTCGCATACGCCTCGACCAGCGCGATCTGCTCTTCGCTGCGCCCGGACAGGCGCAGGTAGGTCAGCGATTCGGCGTCGACCGGGAAGATGCCGCAGGTGGCGCCGTACTCCGGCGCCATGTTGCCGATGGTGGCGCGGTCGGCCAGCGGCAGGTGCTGCAGGCCCTCGCCGAAGAACTCGACGAACTTGCCGACCACACCGAACTTGCGCAGCATCTGCGTCACCGTCAGCACCAGGTCGGTGGCGGTGGCGCCTTCGGGCAGCCTGCCGGTCAGCTTGAAGCCGACCACCTGCGGGATCAGCATCGAGGAGGGCTGGCCGAGCATCGCCGCTTCGGCTTCGATGCCGCCCACGCCCCAGCCGAGCACGCCGATGCCGTTGATCATGGTGGTGTGGCTGTCGGTGCCGAACACCGTGTCCGGATAGGCGATCGCCTCGCCGTCGCGTTCGCCGGTCATCACCACCCGCGCCAGATGCTCGAGGTTGACCTGGTGCACGATGCCGGTGTTCGGCGGCACCACCTTGAAGTTGTCGAACGCCTTCTGGCCCCAGCGCAGGAAGCCGTAGCGCTCCTTGTTGCGCTGGAATTCGATCTTGCCGTTGAGGTCGAGCGCGTCGGCCTTGCCGAACACGTCCACCTGCACCGAATGGTCGATGACCAGTTCCGAGGGGATCAGCGGATTGATCTGCTCCGGGCGCCCGCCGAGCTTGACCACCGCATCGCGCATCGCGGCCAGGTCGACCACGCACGGCACGCCGGTGAAGTCCTGCAGCACCACCCGCGCCGGCATGAACGCGATCTCGGTGTCCGGCTCGGCCTTCGGGTCCCAGGTCGCCACCGCCTCGATGTGCTCCTTGCCCACGGTCGCGCCGCCGTCTTCGTGGCGCAGCAGGTTTTCCAGCAGGATCTTCAGCGAGTAGGGCAGGCGGCCGATGTCGAAGCGCTCGGCGAGCCTGGGCAGGCTGTAGTAGGCGTAGCGGTTGCCGTTGACCTCGAGCGAGGTACGGGTGGAGAAGGAATCGTTCATCACGGAACTCCTATGGCATCGCGGCTGTAGGGACTGCGGTCATTCTGACCGATTCAGTGTGTACGCACAGTGTGACCGGTGCTGGATGCGGGCTTGAGTATGAATCTTCAAGTATGTACAATTTGCGCATACCTTGTGGAGCCTGTCCATGGAAGCCACCGTCGCCGAACGCGGCCAGATCACCTTGCCCAAGGCCGTGCGCGACGCGCTGGGCCTGAGCAAGGGCACCATCTTGAAGGTGGAGCTGGACGGCGGCCGCATCATCCTGCGCAAGAGCGTGGACGATGCGATCTCGCGCGCGCGCGGCCGCTTCAAGCTGGACGGCTTCGCCAGCACCGACGAGGCGATGCGCGCGATCCGCGGCCGCGCGCCGGGCGATCCGTTCGAACCCGACGCCAAGCCATGATTGCGATCGACTCGTCGGTGCTGGTGGACCTGCTGGCCGACGGTCCGCAGGCCGACGCCGCCGAAGCCTGCCTGCGCCAGTGCCTGAGCGCCGGCCCGGTGGCGGTGTGCGACATCGTCCTGGCCGAGGTGTGCAGCGCGCTGCGCGACGGCGCCGAGGCGCTGTCGGTGCTGGAAGACATGAGCATCCGCTTCAATGCGCTGGAGGCCAAGTCGGCCCTGCGCGCCGGCGAGATGCAGCGCCGCTTCCGTGCCCGCGGCGGCCAGCGCGAGCGGGTGGTGGCCGATTTCCTGATTGGCGCCCATGCGCTGCTGCAGTGCGATGGATTGATCACCCGCGACGATGGCTTTTTCCGTGACTACTTCAAGGGCCTGAAGATCATCGTGCCCAGGCCGGCCGCCTGACGCCGCCATTCGTTTACCGCGCATCCCTACCGAATTCCCCCGGAGAACCCGCATGTTGGAAGCCTACCGCCACCACGTCGCCGAGCGCGCCGCGCTCGGCATCCCGCCGCTGCCGCTGAGCGCGCAGCAGACCGCCGAGGTCGTCGAGCTGCTGAAGCAGCCGCCCGCCGGCGAGGAACAGTTCCTGGTCGAGCTGCTGAGCCAGCGCGTGCCGGCCGGCGTCGACGACGCGGCCAAGGTCAAGGCTTCGTACCTGGCCGCGGTCGCCTTCGGCAGCGAGCAGTGCACGCTGATCTCGCCCAAGCGCGCCACCGAACTGCTCGGCACCATGCTCGGCGGCTACAACATCCACCCGCTGATCGAGCTGCTGGACAATGCCGAACTGGGCGCGGTCGCCGCCGAGGGCCTGAAGCACACGCTGCTGATCTTCGACGCGTTCCACGACGTGCAGGAAAAGGCCGAGGCCGGCAATGCCCACGCCAAAGCGGTGCTGCAGAGCTGGGCCGATGCCGAGTGGTTCACCAGCAAGCCGGAAGTGCCGCAGAGCCTGACCGTCAGCGTGTTCAAGGTGCCGGGCGAGACCAACACCGACGACCTGTCGCCGGCGCCGGATGCGACCACGCGCCCGGACATCCCGCTGCACGCGCTGGCGATGCTGAAGAACACCCGCGACGGCGCCGCGTTCGAGCCGGAAGAAGACGGCAGGCGCGGCCCGATCCAGGCGATCGCCGACCTGAAGGCCAAGGGCCACCTGGTCGCCTATGTCGGCGACGTGGTCGGCACCGGTTCCTCGCGCAAGTCGGCGACCAACTCGGTGCTGTGGTGGACCGGCGAAGACATTCCGTACATCCCCAACAAGCGCTTCGGCGGCGTGTGCCTGGGCTCGAAGATCGCGCCGATCTTCTACAACACCATGGAAGACGCAGGCGCGCTGCCGATCGAGCTGGACGTGTCGCAGATGGAGCACGGCGACGTGGTCGAACTGCGTCCGTACGATGGCAAGGCGCTGAAGAACGGGCAGGTGATCGCCGAGTTCGCGATGAAGTCGGATGTGCTGTTCGACGAAGTACGCGCCGGCGGCCGCATCCCGCTGATCGTCGGCCGTGGCCTGACCGCCAAGGCGCGCGAATTCCTCGGCCTGCCGGCCTCGGACCTGTTCCGCCTGCCGATGGTGCCGCCGGATACCGGCAAGGGCTTCTCGCTGGCGCAGAAGATGGTCGGCCGCGCCTGCGGTCTGCCGGAAGGCCAGGGCATGCGTCCGGGCACCTATTGCGAGCCGAAGATGACCTCGGTGGGCTCGCAGGACACCACCGGGCCGATGACCCGCGACGAGCTGAAGGACCTGGCCTGCCTGGGCTTTTCCGCCGACCTGGTGATGCAGTCGTTCTGCCACACCGCCGCGTATCCGAAGCCGGTCGACGTCAAGACCCACCACACCCTGCCGGAGTTCATCTCCACCCGCGGCGGCGTGTCGCTGCGGCCGGGCGACGGCGTGATCCACAGCTGGCTCAACCGCATGCTGCTGCCCGACACGGTCGGCACCGGTGGCGACTCGCACACCCGCTTCCCGATCGGCATCTCGTTCCCGGCCGGCTCCGGCCTGGTCGCGTTCGCCGCCGCCACCGGGGTCATGCCGCTGGACATGCCCGAGAGCGTGCTGGTGCGCTTCAAGGGCGAGATGCAGCCGGGCGTGACCCTGCGCGATCTGGTCAATGCGATCCCGCTGTACGCGATCAAGGACGGCCTGCTGACCGTGGCCAAGCAGGGCAAGAAGAACATCTTCTCCGGCCGCATCCTGGAGATCGAAGGCTTGCCGCACCTGAAGGTGGAGCAGGCGTTCGAACTGTCCGATGCCTCGGCCGAACGTTCCGCCGCCGGCTGCTCGGTGCGCCTGGACAAGGCGCCGATCATCGAGTACCTGACCAGCAACATCACCCTGCTGAAGTGGATGATCGCCGAGGGCTACGCCGATGCGCGTTCGCTGGCGCGGCGGATCAAGAAGATGCAGGAGTGGCTGGCCGATCCGCAACTGCTGCAGCCCGATGCCGATGCCGAGTACGCCGCGGTGATCGAGATCGACCTGGCCGACATCCACGAGCCGATCGTGGCCTGCCCGAACGATCCGGACGACGTCAAGACGCTGTCGGAGGTCGCCGGCGCGGCGATCGACGAAGTGTTCATCGGTTCGTGCATGACCAACATCGGCCACTTCCGCGCCGCGGCCAAGCTGCTGGAAGGCAAGCGCGACATCCCGACCCGGCTGTGGGTCGCGCCGCCGACCAAGATGGACGCCTCCGAGCTGACCAAGGAAGGCCACTACGGCACCTTCGGCGCGGCCGGCGCGCGCATGGAAATGCCCGGCTGCTCGCTGTGCATGGGCAACCAGGCGCAGGCGCGCGAGGGCGCCACGGTGTTCTCCACCTCCACCCGCAACTTCCCCAACCGCCTCGGCCGCAACACCAACGTGTACCTGGGTTCGGCGGAACTGGCGGCGATCTGCTCGCGCCTGGGCCGTATCCCGACCAAGGACGAGTACATGGCCGACGTGGGCGTGATCAAGACCAGCGGCGAGCAGATCTACCGCTACATGAACTTCGATCAGATCCAGGACTACCAGGACGTGGCCGAGACGGTCGCCGCCTGAGCCGAAGTGGTGCAACGCTGTAACCAGGAAGCCCGGCCGATGCCGGGCTTTCTCTTTTGTGGGTGGGCCTGGCCGCGCGGCGCCCGCTGGCGGCCTGACAGGTGACGCCCACCCCGCAGGAGTGGTGCGATCCGCTCGGGGATGGCGGACACGCCCTACGGCAGCGCGCCGCCGGAGCTCGGTGGCGGTGTTGCAGAACCTGCGTTGGCCTGGCGCGCGCCGAGCCAGCCTTCCAGCTGGATGGCCGGCAACGCCGGTGCGAACAGGAAACCCTGCAGCACGTCGCAGCCGAGCTGTGCCAGGAACGCCCGCTGCGCTTCGGTTTCGACGCCCTCGGCGACGGTGTGCAGGCGCAGGCTTTCGCCGATGCGCAAGACCGAGGTGATCAGCGCGCGTGCGGTCTCGCTATGCTCCAGGTCGCGCACGAAGCTCATGTCCAGCTTGAGTTCGTTGACCGGCAGCTGGTGCAGATGGCTGAGGCTGGAATAGCCGGTGCCGAAATCGTCCAGCGACAGGCGCACGCCGCCGGCCTGCAATTGACGCAGATTGGCCAGCACCGCCGGCGCGTTGGACAGCATGACGCTCTCGGTCATCTCCAGCGCCAGGTCGCTGGGCGCCAGCGCATGCGCGCTCAGCACCTGCGTCACGCGTGCGGGCAGCTGCGTATCGGCGAAGTTGCTGGCCGACAGGTTGACCGCCACGCGCGGCACCGGCACCCCGCGCAGGCGCCAATCGGCCATCTGCCGGCAGGCCTGGCGCAGCACCCAATGCCCGAGCTCGTCGATCAGCCCGCATTCCTCGGCCATCGGCACGAAGCGCGCCGGCGCGATGTCGCCCAGTTGCGGGTGCTGCCAGCGCAGCAGCGCCTCCACGCCGTACAGCGCATAGGGCGGCTGGCTGTGCAGTTGCGGCTGATAGTGCAGTTGCAGCTGGTCGCGGCGCAGCGCTTCGCGCAGCGCGGTCTCCAGCGCCACGCGTTCCTGCGCCATGCGGTTCATGTCGGCGCTGAAGAAGCGAAAGCTGCCGCCGGCTTCGTGCTTGGCCCGGTACATGGCCAGGTCGGCATGGCGCAGCAGCGTCTCGATGTCGCGGCCATCGTCGGGGAACATCGCCACGCCGATGCTGGCGCCCGGGTGCAGGGTCAGGTGCCCGACCACCAGCGGCTCGGCCAGCGCCAGCAGCAGGCGCTCGGCCACCCCGGCCGCGTGCTCGGCGCTGCAATGCGGCAGCATCAGCACGAACTCGTCGCCGGCCTGGCGGCCGATCAGGTCGGTCGCGCTCAAGGTTTCGCCCAGGCGCCGGGCGATGTCGCGCAGCAGCCCGTCGCCGGCGGCATGGCCCTGGGTCTCGTTGACGCGCTTGAAGCGGTCGATGTCGATGAACAGGATCGCCACCGGAAACGCGTGGTATTCGGCAGCAGCCAGCGCCTGCTCGGCGCGGGCGCTGAACATCACCCGGTTGGGCAGGCCGGTCAGCGAGTCGTAGAACGCCAGCTGGTGCACGCGTGCCTTGGTCTGCTCGCGCTCCAGCGCCAGTGCGCACAGGTGCAGGCATAGCTCGACCAGCCGCAGGTGCCAGGCCTGCGGCTCGCAGACCTCGCGGTAATACAGCGCGAAACTGCCGAGCACGCGCCCGCCGCTGGACTTGATCGGGCTGGCCACGCAGCTGCCCAGGCCGAGTCGCTGCACCAGCGGTTGGTGCTCGGCGAACAGCGGATCGGTGGCGGCGTCGCGCACCAGCACCTGCTTGCCGTGCCAGATCGCGGCGCCGCAGGCACCGGCGCTGGGGCCCACGCGCATGCATTCGACTGCCGCGTTGAAGGCGGTCGGCAGGCTCGGCGAGGCCAGCGGGTGCAGCCGCCCGTTGCCGTCGACGCTGATGATCGAGGCCAGCACCTGCGGGGCGATGCGCTCGACCTCGCTGCAGATCAGGGTCGCCACGTCGACCAGCGGCTGTTCGCGGACCAGCGCGTCGAGCACGTTCTTGTGCAGGATCTCGTGCATCTTGCTCTGGGTGATGTCGGTAAACGACAGCACGTAGTGCTGGATGCCGCCGTCCTCGTCGGCGATCGGATTGGCCATGATCGTGGTCCACAGCGGCGAGCCGTCCTTGCGGTAGACCAGCAGGTCGGTCTGGTGGCCCAGGCCGCCGACCACGCGCTCGCGGGTCTGCCGGATCGCCTGCATGTCGGTGCCGACGCCGGGCAGCACGCTGCTCGGCAGCCGCCCGCGCACTTCGTCGGCGGCATAGCCGAACATGTGCATGAACCCGGCATTGACGTAAAGAATGGCCAGCTGCGGGTCGCATACCACGATGGCGTTGTCGCTGCGGTCCAGCGCCAGCGACAGCAGCCGCATCTTGGCGTCGCGCTCGCGTTCGGCGCTGATGTCGCGCACGAACACCACGTACAGCGGCGTGGACTCCTGCGGCACCGCGGCCGCGCTCACCGCCACCCAGCGCTGCACGCCGTCGTTGCCGGGCAACTGCAGTTCGTGGCTGTCGCCGGGCGCACCCGAGCCGCGCTGCATGCACCTGGCCAGGAACGCCGCGCGCGCATCCTCCGGCACCAGCTCGCCGAGCGGACGCCCCAGCACCTGCGCCTGGGTCAGCCCCCACAGCGCTTCGGCGGTCTGGTTGAAGGCCAGGATGCGCGCGTCCGCGTCGATCACCACCACGCCGTCGGGCGCCTGCTGCAGACAGTTCAGCAGGGCCTGTTCGGGCGCTTGCAGCTTGCTCAGCACCGCCGCCGCGGCCGCAGTGTCGGCGCTGGGCGCGATCGGTTTGCCGACGCGCTGGCGGGGCACGGATCAGCGGCCGGCGACGCGACTGCGGCAGGCCGCGTCGCCGTGCCCGGGGCCGCACACGGCAAGCCGACGGGCCGTGCCTGGGCGCGTATGGGACGGCATCATCACTCGCTCGCTTATCGGCATACGTTCCCCCGTTCTTGCTTGCCGCACACGTGCCCAGGCACGGCACGACCTATCCCGATCGCATCGAACAGATCCCTAGCGGGCCTGGCTGGACAACGCGATCAGGCGCTCGGCGATCCTGTCCAGCGGCAACACTTCCTGGGCGGCGCCCAGCCGGAATGCGGTGCCAGGCATGCCCCAGACTACGCTGGTGGCCTCGTCCTGCACCAGCGTGCTGGCGCCGGCCTGCAGCATTTCCAGCAGGCCGCGCGCGCCGTCGTCGCCCATACCGGTCAGTACCGCGCCGATCGCGTTGGCGCCGGCGTTGCGCGCCACCGACTGGAACAGCACGTCCACCGCCGGCTTGTGCCGGTTGACCGGCGGGCCGTCGTCGATCTTGCAGCGCCAGCGCGCACCGTCGCGGACCACCTGCAGGTGCTTGCCGCCGGGCGGCAGGTAGGCGTGGCCGGGCAGGATCGCTTCACCTTCGCTGGCCTCGCGCACCGCCATCGCCGAGTGCCGGTTGAGGCGGTCGGCGAAGGCGGCGCTGAAGCCGGCGGGCAGGTGCTGGGTCATGACCACCGCCGGCGCATCGGCCGGCATGCCTTCCAGCACCACGCGCAGCGCTTCGGTGCCGCCGGCGGAGGCGCCGATCGCGATCAGCCGGTCGGTGGTGCGGAACTTCAGCGTGGACACGGCGCTGGGCGCCACGGCGTTGCCGGCTGGCCGCGCCGCGGCCGGGCGGTCGAGCGCGCGGACCTTGGCCGTGGCCGCGGCCTTGACCTTGCCGATGATTTCCTCGGCGTACTCCTCCAGGCCGCGCGCCACGTCGAGCTTGGGCTTGGAGATGAAATCGACCGCGCCCAGCGCCAGCGCCTGCAGCGTGGTGTCGGCGCCGCGCTCGGTCAGCGAGGAGATCATCACCACCGGCGTGGGCCGCAGCCGCATCAGGTTTTCCAGGAATGCCAGGCCGTCCATGCGCGGCATTTCCACGTCCAGGGTGATCACGTCCGGATTGAGCCGCTTGATCTTCTCGCGGGCCAGGATCGGGTCGGCGGCCGAGCCGACGACTTCGATGCCGGGCGCGCGCGACAGGATCTCGGTCAACATCTGCCGCACGACTGCGGAATCGTCGACGATCAGCACGCGACAGGGGATTTCTGAGGTCATTCGAACAACTCCACGGCGCCGGTGACCGGCGCTTTGGCAAGGCGGGCACGCACCGCCGATTCGGCGGCGGCGACTTCGGCTTCCTCGTGCGCATGCGGCAGGCGCTGCACGACCACGCGGCCGCTGGCGGGGAAGAACCAGATCTTGCGCGGATGGATGCCGCGCAGGTCCTCGGCCAGCACCGGGATGTGTTCGGCCTTCAGATACTGCAGCACGAACTCGGCATTGCGGGTGCCGACCGGATTGCTGGTGAAGCCCCTGAGCACGTTGCCGCCGCCGAACACCTTGGCTTCCAGGCGGCCGCGGCTGGCGCCGCGCTTGAGCAGGTCGTTGATCAGCACTTCCATCGCATAGCTGCCGTAGCGCGCCGGTGCGCCGTCGCCGGCCTGTCCGTCGGGCAGCATGAAGTGGTTCATGCCGCCGATCTTCAGCAGCGGGTCGCGGATGCAGGCGGCCACGCAGGAGCCGAGGATGGTGGTCAGCGCGGTGTCGTCGTCCACCACCAGGTATTGGGTCGGCAGCAGCTTGGCCGCGATCGTCTGGAAGCGGGTGTCGTGGTAGCGCATCACCTGGTCGGCGACCATGGCGGCGGCGCTCATGCGCGTGCCTTGGCGGCGCGACGGTACAGGGTGCGGCCGCAGGGCTGGATCAGGTCGGCCGCATGCAGGTAGTTCTCCGAATGGCCGGTGTAGAGCATGCCTTGGTCGTCCAGGTGCGGGATCAGCCGCGACAGGATGCCACGTTGGGTCGGCTTGTCGAAATAAATCATCACGTTGCGGCAGAACAGCGCCAGGTACGGGCCGCTGACCTCGTAGCGCGGTTCCAGCAGGTTCAACTGGCGGAACTCGAGCAGCTCGCGCAGCGCCGGCAGCACCCGGCACTGGCCCTCGTTGGCGCCGCTGCCGCGCTGGAAGTACTTGCGCTTCAGCGCCGGGTCCAGGCTGGCGATGCGATCGACCGCGTACACGCCGCGCGCGGCGGTCGCCAGCACCTGCGTGTCCACGTCGGTGGCCAGGATCCGCACCGGCGGGGTCAGCGTGCCGAACGCCTCGCAGGCGGTGATCGCCAGCGAGTAGGGCTCCTCGCCGGTGGAGGCGGCGCACGACCAGATCTTCAGCGGCGCCGA
Protein-coding regions in this window:
- the acnA gene encoding aconitate hydratase AcnA — protein: MNDSFSTRTSLEVNGNRYAYYSLPRLAERFDIGRLPYSLKILLENLLRHEDGGATVGKEHIEAVATWDPKAEPDTEIAFMPARVVLQDFTGVPCVVDLAAMRDAVVKLGGRPEQINPLIPSELVIDHSVQVDVFGKADALDLNGKIEFQRNKERYGFLRWGQKAFDNFKVVPPNTGIVHQVNLEHLARVVMTGERDGEAIAYPDTVFGTDSHTTMINGIGVLGWGVGGIEAEAAMLGQPSSMLIPQVVGFKLTGRLPEGATATDLVLTVTQMLRKFGVVGKFVEFFGEGLQHLPLADRATIGNMAPEYGATCGIFPVDAESLTYLRLSGRSEEQIALVEAYAKAQGLWHDADSPHAAYSATLELDMAEVKPSLAGPKRPQDRVLLEDMQRNFRDSLVPFAEARHKRHSDLKQEDRLKNEGGGGTAVGAKAAQAETGADSGAGWQLRDGSVVIAAITSCTNTSNPAVMLGAGLLARNAVAKGLQAQPWVKTSLGPGSLVVTDYLKKAGVMDDLEHLGFYVVGYGCTTCIGNSGPLPDDVSAAIARDDLVVASVLSGNRNFEGRVHPEVKMNYLASPPLVVAYAIAGTTDIDLSRDPLGTGSDGEPVYLRDIWPSNKEIGDTIAATVGPEMFKQNYADVFKGDSRWAAIASPDGELYAWDDASTYIKNPPYFDGMTMQVGNIDDVHGARVLGLFGDSITTDHISPAGNIKKDSPAGRFLQERGVQPADFNSYGSRRGNDDVMVRGTFANIRIKNLMFGGEEGGNTLYRAPDGAQPQKLAIYDAALKYKADGVPLVVIAGKEYGTGSSRDWAAKGTNLLGVKAVIAESFERIHRSNLVGMGVLPLQFLDNENAQTLGLDGSEVFAITGLQDGASKRATVDAKKADGSVKQFQVKVLLLTPKEVEYFKHGGLLQYVLRQLAARKAA
- a CDS encoding AbrB/MazE/SpoVT family DNA-binding domain-containing protein, translating into MEATVAERGQITLPKAVRDALGLSKGTILKVELDGGRIILRKSVDDAISRARGRFKLDGFASTDEAMRAIRGRAPGDPFEPDAKP
- a CDS encoding type II toxin-antitoxin system VapC family toxin, encoding MIAIDSSVLVDLLADGPQADAAEACLRQCLSAGPVAVCDIVLAEVCSALRDGAEALSVLEDMSIRFNALEAKSALRAGEMQRRFRARGGQRERVVADFLIGAHALLQCDGLITRDDGFFRDYFKGLKIIVPRPAA
- the acnB gene encoding bifunctional aconitate hydratase 2/2-methylisocitrate dehydratase, which encodes MLEAYRHHVAERAALGIPPLPLSAQQTAEVVELLKQPPAGEEQFLVELLSQRVPAGVDDAAKVKASYLAAVAFGSEQCTLISPKRATELLGTMLGGYNIHPLIELLDNAELGAVAAEGLKHTLLIFDAFHDVQEKAEAGNAHAKAVLQSWADAEWFTSKPEVPQSLTVSVFKVPGETNTDDLSPAPDATTRPDIPLHALAMLKNTRDGAAFEPEEDGRRGPIQAIADLKAKGHLVAYVGDVVGTGSSRKSATNSVLWWTGEDIPYIPNKRFGGVCLGSKIAPIFYNTMEDAGALPIELDVSQMEHGDVVELRPYDGKALKNGQVIAEFAMKSDVLFDEVRAGGRIPLIVGRGLTAKAREFLGLPASDLFRLPMVPPDTGKGFSLAQKMVGRACGLPEGQGMRPGTYCEPKMTSVGSQDTTGPMTRDELKDLACLGFSADLVMQSFCHTAAYPKPVDVKTHHTLPEFISTRGGVSLRPGDGVIHSWLNRMLLPDTVGTGGDSHTRFPIGISFPAGSGLVAFAAATGVMPLDMPESVLVRFKGEMQPGVTLRDLVNAIPLYAIKDGLLTVAKQGKKNIFSGRILEIEGLPHLKVEQAFELSDASAERSAAGCSVRLDKAPIIEYLTSNITLLKWMIAEGYADARSLARRIKKMQEWLADPQLLQPDADAEYAAVIEIDLADIHEPIVACPNDPDDVKTLSEVAGAAIDEVFIGSCMTNIGHFRAAAKLLEGKRDIPTRLWVAPPTKMDASELTKEGHYGTFGAAGARMEMPGCSLCMGNQAQAREGATVFSTSTRNFPNRLGRNTNVYLGSAELAAICSRLGRIPTKDEYMADVGVIKTSGEQIYRYMNFDQIQDYQDVAETVAA
- a CDS encoding sensor domain-containing protein; its protein translation is MPRQRVGKPIAPSADTAAAAAVLSKLQAPEQALLNCLQQAPDGVVVIDADARILAFNQTAEALWGLTQAQVLGRPLGELVPEDARAAFLARCMQRGSGAPGDSHELQLPGNDGVQRWVAVSAAAVPQESTPLYVVFVRDISAERERDAKMRLLSLALDRSDNAIVVCDPQLAILYVNAGFMHMFGYAADEVRGRLPSSVLPGVGTDMQAIRQTRERVVGGLGHQTDLLVYRKDGSPLWTTIMANPIADEDGGIQHYVLSFTDITQSKMHEILHKNVLDALVREQPLVDVATLICSEVERIAPQVLASIISVDGNGRLHPLASPSLPTAFNAAVECMRVGPSAGACGAAIWHGKQVLVRDAATDPLFAEHQPLVQRLGLGSCVASPIKSSGGRVLGSFALYYREVCEPQAWHLRLVELCLHLCALALEREQTKARVHQLAFYDSLTGLPNRVMFSARAEQALAAAEYHAFPVAILFIDIDRFKRVNETQGHAAGDGLLRDIARRLGETLSATDLIGRQAGDEFVLMLPHCSAEHAAGVAERLLLALAEPLVVGHLTLHPGASIGVAMFPDDGRDIETLLRHADLAMYRAKHEAGGSFRFFSADMNRMAQERVALETALREALRRDQLQLHYQPQLHSQPPYALYGVEALLRWQHPQLGDIAPARFVPMAEECGLIDELGHWVLRQACRQMADWRLRGVPVPRVAVNLSASNFADTQLPARVTQVLSAHALAPSDLALEMTESVMLSNAPAVLANLRQLQAGGVRLSLDDFGTGYSSLSHLHQLPVNELKLDMSFVRDLEHSETARALITSVLRIGESLRLHTVAEGVETEAQRAFLAQLGCDVLQGFLFAPALPAIQLEGWLGARQANAGSATPPPSSGGALP
- a CDS encoding protein-glutamate methylesterase/protein-glutamine glutaminase translates to MTSEIPCRVLIVDDSAVVRQMLTEILSRAPGIEVVGSAADPILAREKIKRLNPDVITLDVEMPRMDGLAFLENLMRLRPTPVVMISSLTERGADTTLQALALGAVDFISKPKLDVARGLEEYAEEIIGKVKAAATAKVRALDRPAAARPAGNAVAPSAVSTLKFRTTDRLIAIGASAGGTEALRVVLEGMPADAPAVVMTQHLPAGFSAAFADRLNRHSAMAVREASEGEAILPGHAYLPPGGKHLQVVRDGARWRCKIDDGPPVNRHKPAVDVLFQSVARNAGANAIGAVLTGMGDDGARGLLEMLQAGASTLVQDEATSVVWGMPGTAFRLGAAQEVLPLDRIAERLIALSSQAR
- the cheD gene encoding chemoreceptor glutamine deamidase CheD, with translation MSAAAMVADQVMRYHDTRFQTIAAKLLPTQYLVVDDDTALTTILGSCVAACIRDPLLKIGGMNHFMLPDGQAGDGAPARYGSYAMEVLINDLLKRGASRGRLEAKVFGGGNVLRGFTSNPVGTRNAEFVLQYLKAEHIPVLAEDLRGIHPRKIWFFPASGRVVVQRLPHAHEEAEVAAAESAVRARLAKAPVTGAVELFE
- a CDS encoding CheR family methyltransferase, with the protein product MATPTSSLPHPGSDNRDFEFGDRDFKRVCDLIYQKAGIALAPAKRDMVYGRLSRRLRTLGLRSFRDYLDWLERDGGDEWEAFTNALTTNLTSFFREPHHFERLREELHKHAASAPLKIWSCAASTGEEPYSLAITACEAFGTLTPPVRILATDVDTQVLATAARGVYAVDRIASLDPALKRKYFQRGSGANEGQCRVLPALRELLEFRQLNLLEPRYEVSGPYLALFCRNVMIYFDKPTQRGILSRLIPHLDDQGMLYTGHSENYLHAADLIQPCGRTLYRRAAKARA